Sequence from the Chelonoidis abingdonii isolate Lonesome George chromosome 1, CheloAbing_2.0, whole genome shotgun sequence genome:
AAGAATCCTCTGTTTTCATTACTTAAATCCATTCAATTGTTTGGTTTTTCTACCACTCCCTTCAACTTCAGACATGTTGACTCAGATAAATCATACGCTAGGGTTTAGCAATCAGTGAatgctaaatcaggggttctcagacttttgtactggtgacccctttcacacagcaagcctctgattgcgaccccccccttatgcattaagaacacttttttatatatttaacaccattataaatgctggagacaaagccgggtttggggtagagggtgacagctcatgacctcccatgtaataacctcgtgaccccctgaggactcccagtttgagaacccctgtgctaaataGAGCTAGCCAAAATGTACTGAAACTTGACTCAATTTTTCAATACAGTTTTTTATTGGAAAAGtcaaattttgaccaaaaaatgtaatttttgacATGTTTTGCAAAAATTACGTCCTGTTTTCAACTAGCTCTAGTACAAAGCACTCTTTTGCAATAGCTAATTACCTTCATCAGAAATGCCATTTTGTTGCATTCTAAACTCTCAGCAATGTGTCGGTGttgatgaaatttcatttaaaaaaaaaaatcaaaatgaagcattcTGTTGTggtcaaaatgttctgttttgactTCTGTGGACTGGGACgtttcaattttccattttgaaatgactttttctcCAATTTTATTTTACGTTctaaattataatataaaaagtcaaaatggatacaaaatattttgatttttattgaaGTATAATGTTTCACCTGAcctgaaatttatttatttattttatttatttatttatttttttaacaaattccATTTTGTGAGAAATTTAGAAATTtccactgtgatggggcaaggccagatgactaTAGGAAAGTAGAgtgaaacaggtatgttagccacAGGCTAAaccaggtgtaggcaacctatggcacacgtgccgaaggtggcaagtgagctgattttcagtggcactcacactgcccgggtcctggccatcagtccaggggggctctgcattttaatttaattttaaacggagcttcttaaacattttaaaaaccttatttactttacatacagtggtttagttatatattatagacttgtagaaagagaccttctaaaaaggttaaaatgtattactggcatgtgaaaccttaaatcagggtGAATATATGAAGACTCCCCACACCATttccgaaaggttgctgacccctggactaaacaaatccctgttaccatggtaaccaaatggcagttgctccagggttaatcaagacacctggggccaattaagagcCTTGTAGAAAGCAGAGGagacagctaggttgattgggacaaaTGAAGCCAAttaagggctggctggaactaattaaagcctcccagttagtcagttaGAGGCATgtgtcaggagctgtaggaggaagcCGCGCTGCCTGAGAAATGGGGCAGGAAAAACCcatcaggcacaaggaaggaggccccaaggtaagggtgaagtattacagaatatcagggttggaagggaccttagaaggtcatctagtccaaccccctgttcaaagcaggaccaatccccagacagatttttgcccaagatccctaagtggccccctcaaggattgaactctcaaccttgggtttagcaggccaatgctcaaaccactgagctatccctgctgaagtgggggttgctgtggggaagtggtccaggCAATTGTACTCATCCTGTTTCAAAGAGTCAGCTACAGATAGCTGCTACTattagggtctctgggctggagcccaaagtAGAAGGCGGGCCTGAgcttgctccctccccctccctttcctcgaTTAATTCAGCGAGACTGTGAGACAACAGACTGTGCGAGGGAGGGTAGCGTCTtctcacctcccttgctggcttatgatgaaaatgacTCGgtaggctgtgacccttgcccctagagagagaagggctacgtggagggtcacagtgagcctctcaGGCTAGCGAAATCCTCCTGGAAGTGCGGGACCCACTAAGACAAGGTCGGAGCTTTGTCACACCACATGGCAAATCAGAATGAGAAGAATTCAGCATTTCAGAATTTGACGTGAAGCAGAAATGATGGTTCCTGAACAGCCTTAGTGTTAGTGTTTTAAAGCAGCATTTAAATAAATCGTGTTAGCTTACATCATTTTAAACTCAACCCACTTACCACTCCAGCTGGATGGGACCTAGCTTGCTGGGATTGTGCTAAAGCACAGGGAATTTGTGAACTTCTTGGCCAAGAATTTGATTTGGGAACTACGCATATATCCCATATTTATTCCTGGGACAggaaacttaaaaataaacaagagaaTCTATTCAGTCCTGATTTTCTTGTCTGAACTGCGGAGTATTGTAAAAAAGCTCCCATGTTTTCCCTGGCCCTTCCCCATCTTCCAGCCCCCCaaaaggctgcatttcagtaatggTCAAAGTAGTTCCTTAATGGACAGAGTGTACATACTCACAATGTGAAGCACTTGAGTCATTTTGGGGTGAAGATGCAATAGAAATGTGATATTTTATTAACATGGGGGAAGGGGGTCTGACGCATATCTCCAGGTATACATTTCTGGAGAAGGGGTAACCAAGTGTCTGGTACAGTGTGACTGTATTTATCAGTTTCACTCCCAAAAACGTAGCAAATATACACCTGTCTCCTTGCCTATATAGACATTACTATAGCTTCTACAATAGTGGTGGAAATTATAGTATAATTGAGCGTGGCTGGACTAGTGGCTGCTGTCCACATCTCTCTGCAGGCTTCTAGGCCTCCAGATATGTGCAAATCTAGATATCACATCTCCACCCTCAATCTGAACCCCAACTCCATTTACATATCTGCCTATTCAGGCCTAGCTTAGTCGTCTCCTGTATTTCAAAGAGGATACAAAGAGCCCACTGTGAGCTATGTGTAGGGTAGGATTTTAAACTGCcacctatcaccatagtatctgggtgCTGCCAATCTAAAATGGATAACAATAGCGAAGTCACTTGATGATTTCATGGAATCTCTGGCATATCTCCTTTTCCATGGTCAAACCTCTGCTTGGGGGTAGAGTAGGTTTTTTTGTGGTTAGTTGTGttttaagaacttttttttttttttaggggtggAAGGGGTTGTCATTGTTGACTGCCGCGCTCACTCTGTCTGCAGCCCCACCAAAGATCTCCAATGCTGTGGAATGCCTGTGCATCAGGACTGAATTTCACGCTCTCAAAGTAGTGTATTTGTGTAGCAGAACCTTAGAAGATACTATATTTTTAGTAGCCCTGTGTAGACTTCTTATCACATGCTGCCTTTTTTTGCATTAAATAATGGATTTGTTCTTTCTTATCAGACTTCCTGAAGTTATCAGGACTTATGGTAGCATCGGTGTGTGCTTGGTATTTGGGATACATATTTGCAGATATCGTACCTGAAAATTCGCTATCATCAGCTATCGAAAATCTTCAGAGTATTGGAGAGAAACCAGTACTTAAGGGTATGTGgtcaaatgactttttttcctgCTAATATGCAGTATATTATAAGTGAAGCACAGTGTTTGTAATTTAACGTGCAAATGGGTTGTTAGTTACTGAATAATTGGTTGTGTTGCTCTCCTAAGAGGGCTGTcaatttaatcacagttaactcacatgattaactcaaaaaaactgcgattaaaaaaaatcagttgtgattaatcacagttttaattgcatttttaaacaatagaaatttattaaatatttttggatgttttctacattttcaaatatgtttcagttacaacacagaatacaaagtatacagtgctcactttgttgttacaaatattttcactggaaaaatgataaaatcattttcaattcaccttagacaagtattgtagtgcaatctctttattgtgaaagtgaaacttacaaatgtagatttgttttgttacataactgcactcaaacaaaactatgtaaaactttagagcctacaagtctattcagtcctacttcttgttcagtcaatcactaagataaaaaagtttgtttacatgtatAGGAggtaatgttgcctgcttcttatttacaatgtcacttgaaagtgagaacaggctttcacatggcattttgtagccagcattagaaggtatttatgtgtcagatatgctaaacattcgtattccccttcatgctttggtcaccattccagaggtcaAGCTTCTATGCTGAAGACGCTCGTTAAAAATAACGTGTTGATTACATCTGTGACTGAAATCTTGAGGGGTGAGGGGGgggaattatatgtctcctgctctgttttacctgcattctgccatatatttcatgttagaaCAGTCTCGGATGAGGACCCAGCACAtgatcattttaagaacactttcactgtagatttgacaaaacgcaaagaagataccaatgtgactcagatgatgaaaatgaacatgcgttggtctgcactgctttggatcgttatcaagcagaacccatcgtcagcatggatgcatgttccCTTGAACGGTGGTTGGAGCgcgaagggacatatgactcttcagcgcatctggcacataaataccttgcaacactgcctacgaaagtgccatgcgaatgcctgatctccctttcaggtgacattgtaagcaagGAACGAGcaacattatcttctgcaaattgtaaccaaactagtttgtctgagcaattgtcTGTTTGTAGTACTCTAGAACACTGGTCAAAAGATCATCTCAGAGGACTGCTGGGACCTATTCTCCCCAATCAAATTCCTCTTTCCTCTCTACCCTCATTTGGCAAGCAGGTGCCAATTTCAAGCTCATATAAATCTGCAGTGTTTTTGATGGGATGTTTGTAGATTGGCAAGGTTTGCCTTTGGAATACTTGTGTGACCTTGCTCTTATATACTGAAATTAACAGGTCATTTTGGTATATGAATTGTGTTTACATAGTGCTCAAACAAAGCATGTTCTGCTTTCTTATTCACTACAGCGCCACCCCCCAAAAGACAGAAATGTGACCATTGGTCTCCGTGCTCACCTGGAAGCTATGCTTATCGTTTACTCAGTGGTGGTGGCAAGGAAAAGTTTGCCAAGATTTGTTTTGAAGATGAGCTGTAAGTACCAGTCTACTTCGAGTTGAAGCAAGGACTACCTGGAGTAGTAGGGACATTTTGGTTTAGCAACAGACTGAACATTTATTATTAAGAGACATTTCTTGGATTAATGCAAACTTCGTAACACAAAACCACCAGTCTTGGGGTTTTCCCCTTTCAAGACTGTTTACCATGCTGTGCTCCTTAAGTCTCTCAAGCAAGAAACCACCATCTTGGGTCTCCTCTGTAAAGTATAGGTGCGATTCTAGGACAGTCACACAGCAAATGAGGCACGCTTGGAAATCCAGAGGTGGATTTCATTTAGATGTTGTGGTTTTTAATTTAATGAttctaaactattttttttaaatcctcatcAATTTTTGTTACCTCTGATCCATGTATTTTCTCCCTTTTGGATAGCTCATTGCTTTCTCATCATTGTGTCCAAATGCCGTTTTCATTCAAGTCAGTGCCAGaattttcactgacttcactgaggcaAAAATTTGACTCGGTGTCCTTATTTCTGTTCAGCTGACGCATCGCTgacattttaatttctctctcttctgactACATGATTGGCTTCATTGTGTCAACTCTTGGATCTCTCAACTTTAAACCCTGAATAATTCTGTTCCATCTGTGTAGAGaataatccccctccccccccccttttttttttggcccatTACCAACACTAAGCTCCACCTAATTTTCTCTGGTCCATTGCATCTTTCCAATCTCCCTCGCTGTATGTATTCTGAAAGTATACTTATGTATGTTTGACATGTAAGATTTTTTCCTGGTAGTCTACTTCatcattttgttttctctgtgctTGTCACTAAAGTAGTCTTCCTGTTCTATCTCTAACTTAACCTTGCATCTTGGCTTTTCTCTTTTGTTCATATAAACTGctttgggccaagattttcaaaagtgactaatgattgtGAGTTCCTCAGGTTTCAGACTGGAAACACTGGaaaagggcctaattttcagaggttgGATGTTCAGtgcattctgaaaatcaggcctctttacaGTATCTCAGATTAGAGACTAAAAAACTGAGGCCCTTAAAATCaatagtcacttctgaaaatcttggtgtGGAACTGTTGTGAAGATACACTGGCCTATTCTATAAAGCTGCATGGAATGATACCACAAAACTAATTATTTTCTCTGGCGTTGTTTTACTCTGCTTGTGCTGTACTTGTACAAGTTACAGTGTTGAACTAGGCTCATTATGGGCTCTCCAGAGGAAACTGTCCAACGTGCTATAGATTTTTAAGACATGGCTCCATTGCTTTCAGCAGACTCCTCAATTAAATGATTAACCTGAAAACAAGAATACCAGGAATGACTTTGCATAGGTAAATATCACAGCCCTTCTGGAAGTGCAATTCCTGACTGATGgtgtttttatttcaatttcagGCTCATAAGTGAACAGAAGGGTAATGTTGGAAGAGGTATAAACATTGCCATTGTGAATTGTAAGTAAAAGAAGAATGTTATGGAGACAGTGGTAGTACACTAAGAAAAATGATTTTGCATGTCTGAGATGCAATGTAACAGTCTTCCCTCCTATATTTTTTAAACTACCATTTCCTCTCTGTTGGACACTTATGAAAGTAGAGTAACGAAGCACAATAATAGTCTGTCATTCCCAGTCACTTTTAGTGTGGCCTTGCAATGTATGAATGACTGAAAACCACAGCCTTCTCTGTGGCAGTAGTACAGAGAGTGCCACATTCACATCTTTCACTGCCTTAGAGGAGTTGTTTCCTTACACAGGAGCAGCTGGTAACTTTCTAGTTTTATCAGATTCAAATTCATCTTCGCTttaacaacaataaaaagaagcacttgaagaaaaaaaatcttagaatagtgggtaaacaaaaaaaatgtttttgtttaaattttcagtGGATGAGAATGGACACCATGAAAAGTTGTCCAAGTGGCCCTGGATTTTAAAATAGAGAGAGTAGAATTACTTTGCATCTCACATAAAAGAAATTTCTTAGTTCTCTAATAACTAGGATGAGGTGCAATATGTTTAATAGTGGCCCCTCCTGTGAGGAATAAGAGCCCTGAGTCTGGAAAACAAGCTCAGATGTAGTATGGTGTTTACTTTGACTCCCAAATgatgcaaaatatatttaaaaaacaaagtgttttgttctgtttatgcatccatTTACCTTCCAAGTAAGTAGGCAAAGAACCAAGTTGTGTGCATTGGTGTGGCTCCAATGAGGAAGGAGATATCttgtttataccagctgaggaaaTGGTCCAAAAGTTTCATTTCCTTGTTACCAAACTTACCTTGAATTTTTActttctagtaaaaaaaaaaaaaaatcataaaggaTTTAGTGACCACAGTAGATGACCAACTGAACATGAGTTCTTCATGTGAGACTGTAATTAAGAGGGTGATTGTGATCCTTGAAGGTATAACTAGAGGAATATCAAGTAGAGTAGGGAGGTACTATTACCTCTGTATGTGGTATTAGTGAGACCATTGCTGGAATATTGTATCTAGCTCTGAGGTCTACACTTAAAGAAAACGTTGaagaattggaaagggttcagaaaagagcaacatgAATGATTTGAGAGCAGCAAAACTTTAATAATGAGAGACTACAgaagctgaacctaattagtttaTCCAAGAAAAGATTGAAGTGACTTCATTGTGGACTTcaagtatctacatgaggaaaAGACAGCTGTttaatctagcagataaaggcataacaagatccagtgatTGGAAACTatataaattcagactagaaatacaGTGCAGATTTTAAActgtgaaggtaattaaccattggagcaacttaGTAATATAGTGAATTCtcttgaagtctttacatcaaaACTAAGTCTCTTTCTGAAGGATCTGCTACAACTTAAACAGACATTATGGATTTGATGTTGAAATTATTTagtggggttctgtggcctgtactatgcaggaggtcagaccagatagtcacagtggtcctttcgggccttaaaatctctgaaaATATTGCAGAATAGAATATCTTCCGTCCTTCCACTGAGAGGTAGTTTCTGACTaaacaaatatttacatataCTCCTTAATTATCTTGCTTCTTTTATCCACTGGTTTGGATAGAAAAGTGGACATATCTAACATTGCAATATAGTAAAACATCCTCTGCATATTTTTCTAATTAATTAAATCTCTCCACTACAGACTGTATCCAACACTCTTTTTGGTAGCATCACTTTAATATGTTAATTCACATTGCTGTCACCTTTCTGTTCTGAATGAACAGGTTTTTTGTTAAAGAAGAGAAAATTATAAACCAAGATTAACCACACAGAGAAAAAAGTGATATTCCACGTACAAGCACAGTAAAATCCAGCATCCTCAGTTTGGTGTGATCTCTGGTCTCTGCTCAGGAGAGGCCCAGGTCTGGAATGTTATTTCTCCACTTCTGGTCTCTGCCTCCTGAATTGTGGAAAATAAACTTTTACAGAGTCCTGTGCTTTTAAGATACTTCCCCCTCTGCCATGATCCTGCCAAGGATGAGAGCCAAGATGAGCCAGAAAGAGGGCAGCAGTTGCCAGATCTTGCCACTGACTGGCAGCATAAAGTGCTCCAGAGGAAAGTATCCTCCTCTACCTAGATGTGTGTGTCTTATGTAACTGATCAGTGCCTCACTCAGTTTGGCATTTGAAAGCATAACATGAAAATTGGTTACTGGTTTTGCAGTTTTCCTGCTAGCAAAAAAAGATGTTCCATGAATTTGTcaaaaaattttgaaatcttgagAATTACCTCCAGTTTTACGTCTGTTTCATGAACTCAAAAATAAGCCCATCTGAACAATAATGAAATTTAATTATGATTTAGTGACCAAGATTTTCTAAAATGACTAGTGAGTCTGGGAGCCTAACTTGAGCCACTAGAAAGAGGCCAAATTTTTCAGAAATTGCTGAGCACTTGTCCACTGAAAATTAGGGCTATTGAAATTGTCTCAATTCGGGCCTCCAAAATCAATAGCCACTTGAAAACCTTAGCCATTGTTAGGAACTAGCATAAAGTATATGTGCAAGTACCAAAGTTCATAATACAATTCACTCATTCTTTTAAACATAACGTAAAAAAGTAAAGCCAATTCCATTATTTGAAAGAATCTGGACAGAAATCTTTTCTATCATGCTACAGTTTTGGTGGAGTTCAGTTGCACAATAGCTTTAATTGATCACTTCTGTGTGCCATTGGTGGGCAGGAATTAATGCTGTCAAGGACAATCACTATGATTATAGATTTCCTTCACCAGATTAATTTTCTGAACTTGGAAGGAAATCTGGCACTAATGAAAACTTGAAACTgtagtaataaatataaaatagtaGATGCACTTATTTTTAGTTATCAGACGGGAAGCTGTGTtattctgtatccacaaaaatgaggagCCTGGTGGCacctttttaaatatagattttaaataaatctgttagtctttaaggtgccaccggactcctcattgttttatttttagttgtaACCACTGTTTACTTTCCCCTTACATATCCCTTTCCTTCCCCGTATTTAAAGTGTATCATTCTTTATTGCAGATAAAACAGGAAAAGTTATATCTACAGAGTTTTTTGACATGTGGGAAGGAGGTAAGAGCCAAAGTATCACCAAAT
This genomic interval carries:
- the FAM3B gene encoding protein FAM3B isoform X2, encoding MVASVCAWYLGYIFADIVPENSLSSAIENLQSIGEKPVLKAPPPKRQKCDHWSPCSPGSYAYRLLSGGGKEKFAKICFEDELLISEQKGNVGRGINIAIVNYKTGKVISTEFFDMWEGDFSGPMTTFIKNAPQGSLLLMVTHDDGSTRLNDGAKKAIAELGSKEIWNMKFRSSWAFIAAKGFNLPDNIQKEKINHSDNSKNRYNGWPAEIQIEGCIPVDLI
- the FAM3B gene encoding protein FAM3B isoform X1 gives rise to the protein MRLGWSNFLKLSGLMVASVCAWYLGYIFADIVPENSLSSAIENLQSIGEKPVLKAPPPKRQKCDHWSPCSPGSYAYRLLSGGGKEKFAKICFEDELLISEQKGNVGRGINIAIVNYKTGKVISTEFFDMWEGDFSGPMTTFIKNAPQGSLLLMVTHDDGSTRLNDGAKKAIAELGSKEIWNMKFRSSWAFIAAKGFNLPDNIQKEKINHSDNSKNRYNGWPAEIQIEGCIPVDLI